A genome region from Pseudorca crassidens isolate mPseCra1 chromosome 20, mPseCra1.hap1, whole genome shotgun sequence includes the following:
- the TRAPPC2L gene encoding trafficking protein particle complex subunit 2-like protein isoform X2 has product MAVCVAVIAKENYPLYIRSVPTENELKFHYMVHTSLDVVDEKISAMGKALVDQRELYLGLLYPTEDYKVYPRTWQWLRVWGFPAVAGLCTVMPWLGLSQSPRVKSVFPNQLCSYGYVTNSKVKFVMVVDSSNTALRDNEIRSMFRKLHNSYTDVMCNPFYNPGDRIQSRAFDGMVTSMMIQVC; this is encoded by the exons ATGGCGGTTTGCGTAGCGGTGATCGCCAAGGAG AATTACCCTCTTTACATCCGCAGTGTCCCCACGGAGAACGAGCTCAAGTTTCACTACATGGTGCACACGTCCCTGGACGTGGTGGACGAGAAGATCTCAGCAATGGGGAAGGCCCTGGTGGACCAGAGGGAGCTCTACCTGGGCCTGCTGTACCCCACAGAGGACTACAAGGTGTATCCTCGCACCTGGCAGTGGCTTCGAGTCTGGGGATTCCCTGCAGTCGCAGG GCTCTGCACGGTGATGCCGTGGTTGGGGCTGTCACAGAGTCCCCGTGTTAAGAGCGTGTTCCCTAACCAGCTGTGCAGTTACGGCTACGTGACCAACTCCAAGGTGAAGTTTGTCATGGTGGTGGATTCCTCCAACACGGCGCTCAGAGACAACGAGATTCGCAGT ATGTTCCGGAAGCTGCACAACTCCTACACAGACGTGATGTGCAACCCCTTCTATAACCCGGGGGACCGCATTCAGTCCAG GGCCTTTGATGGCATGGTGACATCCATGATGATACAGGTCTGTTGA
- the TRAPPC2L gene encoding trafficking protein particle complex subunit 2-like protein isoform X4, whose protein sequence is MGWILVTSAAVILFLQNYPLYIRSVPTENELKFHYMVHTSLDVVDEKISAMGKALVDQRELYLGLLYPTEDYKVYGYVTNSKVKFVMVVDSSNTALRDNEIRSMFRKLHNSYTDVMCNPFYNPGDRIQSRAFDGMVTSMMIQVC, encoded by the exons ATGGGGTGGATCCTTGTCACTTCAGCCGCCGTCATCCTTTTCTTGCAGAATTACCCTCTTTACATCCGCAGTGTCCCCACGGAGAACGAGCTCAAGTTTCACTACATGGTGCACACGTCCCTGGACGTGGTGGACGAGAAGATCTCAGCAATGGGGAAGGCCCTGGTGGACCAGAGGGAGCTCTACCTGGGCCTGCTGTACCCCACAGAGGACTACAAGGT TTACGGCTACGTGACCAACTCCAAGGTGAAGTTTGTCATGGTGGTGGATTCCTCCAACACGGCGCTCAGAGACAACGAGATTCGCAGT ATGTTCCGGAAGCTGCACAACTCCTACACAGACGTGATGTGCAACCCCTTCTATAACCCGGGGGACCGCATTCAGTCCAG GGCCTTTGATGGCATGGTGACATCCATGATGATACAGGTCTGTTGA
- the GALNS gene encoding N-acetylgalactosamine-6-sulfatase isoform X1: MAAVAAATRWRLLLVLSAAGLRVTGAPQPPNILLLLMDDMGWGDLGVYGEPSRETPNLDRMAAEGMLFPNFYTANPLCSPSRAALLTGRLPIRSGFYTTNGHARNAYTPQEIVGGIPDSELLLPELLKEAGYTSKIVGKWHLGHRPQFHPLKHGFDEWFGSPNCHFGPYDNKARPNIPVYRDWEMVGRFYEEFPINLKTGEANLTQIYLQEALDFIKRQQAARRPFFLHWAVDATHAPVYASRPFLGTSQRGRYGDAVREIDDSVGKILHLLRDLSIAENTFVFFTSDNGAALISAPRQGGSNGPFLCGKQTTFEGGMREPAIAWWPGHIPAGQVSHQLGSIMDLFTTSLSLAGLEPPRDRAIDGLDLLPTMLQGRLTDRPVFYYRGNALMAATRGQYKAHFWTWTNSWEEFRQGVDFCPGQNVSGVTTHSQEEHTKLPLVFHLGRDPGERFPLSIASTEYLDALRQITPVVRQHQEALVPGQPQLNVCNRAVMADSQQLHHRGSPSVLFCCREIMATQRTSAHEGAARRACAEAGQLSLGHQGLHL, from the exons ATGGCGGCGGTTGCTGCGGCGACGAGGTGGCGGCTGCTTCTCGTGCTGAGCGCCGCGGGGCTGCGGGTCACAGGCGCCCCGCAGCCCCCCAACATCCTGCTCCTGCTCATGGACGAC ATGGGGTGGGGCGACCTCGGGGTGTACGGAGAACCTTCCAGAGAGACCCCGAATTTGGACCGGATGGCTGCGGAAGGGATGCTTTTCCCGAACTTCTACACGGCCAACCCCCTGTGCTCCCCTT CCAGGGCGGCTCTGCTCACCGGACGCCTGCCCATCCGCAGTGGCTTCTACACCACCAACGGGCACGCGAGGAACG CCTACACGCCACAGGAGATAGTGGGCGGCATCCCGGACTCAGAGCTCCTGCTGCCGGAGCTGCTGAAGGAGGCCGGCTACACCAGCAAGATCGTGGGCAAGTG GCATCTGGGCCACAGGCCTCAGTTCCACCCCCTGAAGCACGGATTCGATGAGTGGTTTGGATCCCCCAACTGTCACTTTGGACCTTACGACAACAAGGCCAGGCCCAACATCCCTGTGTACCGGGACTGGGAGATGGTTGGCAG ATTTTATGAGGAATTTCCAATTAACCTGAAGACCGGAGAAGCCAACCTCACCCAGATCTACCTGCAG GAAGCGCTCGATTTCATTAAGAGGCAGCAGGCAGCTCGCCGCCCCTTCTTTCTACACTGGGCCGTCGACGCGACACACGCGCCTGTTTATGCCTCCAGGCCTTTCCTGGGCACCAGCCAGCGAGGGCG TTACGGGGACGCCGTCCGGGAGATTGACGACAGCGTCGGGAAGATCCTGCACCTCCTCCGGGACCTGAGCATCGCAGAGAACACCTTTGTTTTCTTCACATCCGACAACGGCGCTGCCCTCATTTCTGCGCCCAGACAAG GTGGCAGCAACGGCCCCTTTCTGTGCGGGAAGCAGACCACGTTTGAAGGTGGGATGAGGGAGCCTGCGATCGCCTGGTGGCCCGGGCACATCCCTGCCGGCCAG GTGAGCCACCAGCTGGGCAGCATCATGGACCTCTTCACCACCAGCCTGTCCCTCGCAGGCCTGGAGCCACCCAGGGACAGGGCCATCGACGGCCTGGACCTCCTTCCCACCATGCTCCAGGGCCGCCTGACAGACAG GCCGGTATTCTACTACCGTGGCAACGCGCTGATGGCGGCCACCCGTGGCCAGTACAAGGCCCACTTCTGGACCTGGACCAATTCCTGGGAGGAGTTCAGGCAG GGCGTGGATTTCTGCCCTGGGCAGAACGTGTCAGGGGTCACCACCCACTCGCAGGAGGAGCACACTAAGCTGCCGCTGGTCTTCCACCTGGGACGAGACCCCGGGGAGAGGTTCCCCCTCAG CATTGCCAGCACCGAGTACCTGGATGCCCTTCGCCAGATCACCCCGGTTGTCCGGCAGCACCAGGAGGCCTTGGTCCCCGGACAGCCCCAGCTCAATGTGTGCAACCGGGCGGTCATG
- the TRAPPC2L gene encoding trafficking protein particle complex subunit 2-like protein isoform X5, whose amino-acid sequence MAVCVAVIAKENYPLYIRSVPTENELKFHYMVHTSLDVVDEKISAMGKALVDQRELYLGLLYPTEDYKVYGYVTNSKVKFVMVVDSSNTALRDNEIRSMFRKLHNSYTDVMCNPFYNPGDRIQSRAFDGMVTSMMIQVC is encoded by the exons ATGGCGGTTTGCGTAGCGGTGATCGCCAAGGAG AATTACCCTCTTTACATCCGCAGTGTCCCCACGGAGAACGAGCTCAAGTTTCACTACATGGTGCACACGTCCCTGGACGTGGTGGACGAGAAGATCTCAGCAATGGGGAAGGCCCTGGTGGACCAGAGGGAGCTCTACCTGGGCCTGCTGTACCCCACAGAGGACTACAAGGT TTACGGCTACGTGACCAACTCCAAGGTGAAGTTTGTCATGGTGGTGGATTCCTCCAACACGGCGCTCAGAGACAACGAGATTCGCAGT ATGTTCCGGAAGCTGCACAACTCCTACACAGACGTGATGTGCAACCCCTTCTATAACCCGGGGGACCGCATTCAGTCCAG GGCCTTTGATGGCATGGTGACATCCATGATGATACAGGTCTGTTGA
- the TRAPPC2L gene encoding trafficking protein particle complex subunit 2-like protein isoform X1: MGWILVTSAAVILFLQNYPLYIRSVPTENELKFHYMVHTSLDVVDEKISAMGKALVDQRELYLGLLYPTEDYKVYPRTWQWLRVWGFPAVAGLCTVMPWLGLSQSPRVKSVFPNQLCSYGYVTNSKVKFVMVVDSSNTALRDNEIRSMFRKLHNSYTDVMCNPFYNPGDRIQSRAFDGMVTSMMIQVC; encoded by the exons ATGGGGTGGATCCTTGTCACTTCAGCCGCCGTCATCCTTTTCTTGCAGAATTACCCTCTTTACATCCGCAGTGTCCCCACGGAGAACGAGCTCAAGTTTCACTACATGGTGCACACGTCCCTGGACGTGGTGGACGAGAAGATCTCAGCAATGGGGAAGGCCCTGGTGGACCAGAGGGAGCTCTACCTGGGCCTGCTGTACCCCACAGAGGACTACAAGGTGTATCCTCGCACCTGGCAGTGGCTTCGAGTCTGGGGATTCCCTGCAGTCGCAGG GCTCTGCACGGTGATGCCGTGGTTGGGGCTGTCACAGAGTCCCCGTGTTAAGAGCGTGTTCCCTAACCAGCTGTGCAGTTACGGCTACGTGACCAACTCCAAGGTGAAGTTTGTCATGGTGGTGGATTCCTCCAACACGGCGCTCAGAGACAACGAGATTCGCAGT ATGTTCCGGAAGCTGCACAACTCCTACACAGACGTGATGTGCAACCCCTTCTATAACCCGGGGGACCGCATTCAGTCCAG GGCCTTTGATGGCATGGTGACATCCATGATGATACAGGTCTGTTGA
- the PABPN1L gene encoding embryonic polyadenylate-binding protein 2, with protein sequence MWPFLSRALFPPPTEAWLRRASSDPEAQGWGAWSQAEKSPLGPGAGDTEEEEMGEAEEREEDAGFLLSVLERGDLAECPLADQELEAIRLKLWAMEQAQRPEPPGEQGPEGEEEDARALLAGKLLSPETDSPTEAVEADHRSVYVGNVDYGGTAQELEAYFNHCGEIQRVTILCDKFSGHPKGYAYIEFATESSAQAAVELDKSVFRGRVIKVLPKRTNLPGISSTDRGGLRGHPGARGGPFPHSNFQGGARFRPRGRNRWAGPWEGGILLERGPVGGALLGLAGSGGRSPGGRSPPGLSPGRGRGRYSPWYSPY encoded by the exons ATGTGGCCCTTCCTCAGCCGCGCTCTCTTCCCGCCCCCCACTGAGGCCTGGCTGAGGAGGGCTTCTTCAGACCCcgaggcccagggctggggggcctggagcCAGGCCGAGAAGAGCCCTCTGGGCCCGGGGGCTGGAGACacggaggaggaggagatgggggaagCGGAAGAGCGCGAGGAAGACGCAGGCTTCTTGCTGTCTGTCCTGGAGAGGGGGGACCTGGCCGAGTGCCCGTTAGCTGACCAG GAGCTGGAAGCCATCAGACTGAAGCTGTGGGCCATGGAGCAGGCCCAGCGACCGGAGCCGCCCGGGGAGCAGGGCCcagagggggaagaggaagacGCCAGGGCCCTGCTGGCCGGGAAGCTGCTGAGCCCCGAGACGG ACAGCCCCACGGAGGCGGTGGAGGCCGATCACAGATCCGTCTACGTGGGCAAC GTGGACTACGGGGGCACAGCCCAGGAGCTGGAGGCCTATTTCAACCACTGCGGGGAGATCCAGCGGGTCACCATCCTGTGCGACAAGTTCTCCGGACACCCCAAGGG cTATGCATACATAGAGTTTGCCACCGAGAGCTCGGCCCAGGCCGCTGTGGAGCTGGACAAGAGCGTCTTCCGAGGCCGGGTCATCAAG GTGCTGCCCAAAAGAACCAATTTACCAGGGATCAGCTCCACGGACCGCGGGGGCCTTCGGGGACACCCAGGCGCCAGGGGGGGACCCTTCCCCCACAGCAACTTCCAGGGCGGGGCCCGTTTCAGACCACGGGGGCGGAACCGGTGGGCCGGGCCCTGGGAGGGCGGGATCCTATTGGAGCGGGGCCCGGTGGGCGGGGCTCTGTTGGGCCTGGCTGGGTCCGGTGGGCGGAGCCCTGGAGGCCGCTCGCCCCCCGGCCTCTCTCCGGGCAGGGGGCGCGGAAGATACTCGCCGTGGTATTCACCGTATTGA
- the GALNS gene encoding N-acetylgalactosamine-6-sulfatase isoform X2 produces MAAVAAATRWRLLLVLSAAGLRVTGAPQPPNILLLLMDDSRTAFSSVQKAEMGWGDLGVYGEPSRETPNLDRMAAEGMLFPNFYTANPLCSPSRAALLTGRLPIRSGFYTTNGHARNAYTPQEIVGGIPDSELLLPELLKEAGYTSKIVGKWHLGHRPQFHPLKHGFDEWFGSPNCHFGPYDNKARPNIPVYRDWEMVGRFYEEFPINLKTGEANLTQIYLQEALDFIKRQQAARRPFFLHWAVDATHAPVYASRPFLGTSQRGRYGDAVREIDDSVGKILHLLRDLSIAENTFVFFTSDNGAALISAPRQGGSNGPFLCGKQTTFEGGMREPAIAWWPGHIPAGQVSHQLGSIMDLFTTSLSLAGLEPPRDRAIDGLDLLPTMLQGRLTDRPVFYYRGNALMAATRGQYKAHFWTWTNSWEEFRQGVDFCPGQNVSGVTTHSQEEHTKLPLVFHLGRDPGERFPLSIASTEYLDALRQITPVVRQHQEALVPGQPQLNVCNRAVMNWAPPGCEKLGKCLMPPQSVPEKCSWPH; encoded by the exons ATGGCGGCGGTTGCTGCGGCGACGAGGTGGCGGCTGCTTCTCGTGCTGAGCGCCGCGGGGCTGCGGGTCACAGGCGCCCCGCAGCCCCCCAACATCCTGCTCCTGCTCATGGACGAC AGTAGGACGGCCTTCTCGTCTGTGCAGAAGGCAGAG ATGGGGTGGGGCGACCTCGGGGTGTACGGAGAACCTTCCAGAGAGACCCCGAATTTGGACCGGATGGCTGCGGAAGGGATGCTTTTCCCGAACTTCTACACGGCCAACCCCCTGTGCTCCCCTT CCAGGGCGGCTCTGCTCACCGGACGCCTGCCCATCCGCAGTGGCTTCTACACCACCAACGGGCACGCGAGGAACG CCTACACGCCACAGGAGATAGTGGGCGGCATCCCGGACTCAGAGCTCCTGCTGCCGGAGCTGCTGAAGGAGGCCGGCTACACCAGCAAGATCGTGGGCAAGTG GCATCTGGGCCACAGGCCTCAGTTCCACCCCCTGAAGCACGGATTCGATGAGTGGTTTGGATCCCCCAACTGTCACTTTGGACCTTACGACAACAAGGCCAGGCCCAACATCCCTGTGTACCGGGACTGGGAGATGGTTGGCAG ATTTTATGAGGAATTTCCAATTAACCTGAAGACCGGAGAAGCCAACCTCACCCAGATCTACCTGCAG GAAGCGCTCGATTTCATTAAGAGGCAGCAGGCAGCTCGCCGCCCCTTCTTTCTACACTGGGCCGTCGACGCGACACACGCGCCTGTTTATGCCTCCAGGCCTTTCCTGGGCACCAGCCAGCGAGGGCG TTACGGGGACGCCGTCCGGGAGATTGACGACAGCGTCGGGAAGATCCTGCACCTCCTCCGGGACCTGAGCATCGCAGAGAACACCTTTGTTTTCTTCACATCCGACAACGGCGCTGCCCTCATTTCTGCGCCCAGACAAG GTGGCAGCAACGGCCCCTTTCTGTGCGGGAAGCAGACCACGTTTGAAGGTGGGATGAGGGAGCCTGCGATCGCCTGGTGGCCCGGGCACATCCCTGCCGGCCAG GTGAGCCACCAGCTGGGCAGCATCATGGACCTCTTCACCACCAGCCTGTCCCTCGCAGGCCTGGAGCCACCCAGGGACAGGGCCATCGACGGCCTGGACCTCCTTCCCACCATGCTCCAGGGCCGCCTGACAGACAG GCCGGTATTCTACTACCGTGGCAACGCGCTGATGGCGGCCACCCGTGGCCAGTACAAGGCCCACTTCTGGACCTGGACCAATTCCTGGGAGGAGTTCAGGCAG GGCGTGGATTTCTGCCCTGGGCAGAACGTGTCAGGGGTCACCACCCACTCGCAGGAGGAGCACACTAAGCTGCCGCTGGTCTTCCACCTGGGACGAGACCCCGGGGAGAGGTTCCCCCTCAG CATTGCCAGCACCGAGTACCTGGATGCCCTTCGCCAGATCACCCCGGTTGTCCGGCAGCACCAGGAGGCCTTGGTCCCCGGACAGCCCCAGCTCAATGTGTGCAACCGGGCGGTCATG
- the TRAPPC2L gene encoding trafficking protein particle complex subunit 2-like protein isoform X3 yields the protein MVHTSLDVVDEKISAMGKALVDQRELYLGLLYPTEDYKVYPRTWQWLRVWGFPAVAGLCTVMPWLGLSQSPRVKSVFPNQLCSYGYVTNSKVKFVMVVDSSNTALRDNEIRSMFRKLHNSYTDVMCNPFYNPGDRIQSRAFDGMVTSMMIQVC from the exons ATGGTGCACACGTCCCTGGACGTGGTGGACGAGAAGATCTCAGCAATGGGGAAGGCCCTGGTGGACCAGAGGGAGCTCTACCTGGGCCTGCTGTACCCCACAGAGGACTACAAGGTGTATCCTCGCACCTGGCAGTGGCTTCGAGTCTGGGGATTCCCTGCAGTCGCAGG GCTCTGCACGGTGATGCCGTGGTTGGGGCTGTCACAGAGTCCCCGTGTTAAGAGCGTGTTCCCTAACCAGCTGTGCAGTTACGGCTACGTGACCAACTCCAAGGTGAAGTTTGTCATGGTGGTGGATTCCTCCAACACGGCGCTCAGAGACAACGAGATTCGCAGT ATGTTCCGGAAGCTGCACAACTCCTACACAGACGTGATGTGCAACCCCTTCTATAACCCGGGGGACCGCATTCAGTCCAG GGCCTTTGATGGCATGGTGACATCCATGATGATACAGGTCTGTTGA
- the GALNS gene encoding N-acetylgalactosamine-6-sulfatase isoform X3: MAAVAAATRWRLLLVLSAAGLRVTGAPQPPNILLLLMDDMGWGDLGVYGEPSRETPNLDRMAAEGMLFPNFYTANPLCSPSRAALLTGRLPIRSGFYTTNGHARNAYTPQEIVGGIPDSELLLPELLKEAGYTSKIVGKWHLGHRPQFHPLKHGFDEWFGSPNCHFGPYDNKARPNIPVYRDWEMVGRFYEEFPINLKTGEANLTQIYLQEALDFIKRQQAARRPFFLHWAVDATHAPVYASRPFLGTSQRGRYGDAVREIDDSVGKILHLLRDLSIAENTFVFFTSDNGAALISAPRQGGSNGPFLCGKQTTFEGGMREPAIAWWPGHIPAGQVSHQLGSIMDLFTTSLSLAGLEPPRDRAIDGLDLLPTMLQGRLTDRPVFYYRGNALMAATRGQYKAHFWTWTNSWEEFRQGVDFCPGQNVSGVTTHSQEEHTKLPLVFHLGRDPGERFPLSIASTEYLDALRQITPVVRQHQEALVPGQPQLNVCNRAVMNWAPPGCEKLGKCLMPPQSVPEKCSWPH, translated from the exons ATGGCGGCGGTTGCTGCGGCGACGAGGTGGCGGCTGCTTCTCGTGCTGAGCGCCGCGGGGCTGCGGGTCACAGGCGCCCCGCAGCCCCCCAACATCCTGCTCCTGCTCATGGACGAC ATGGGGTGGGGCGACCTCGGGGTGTACGGAGAACCTTCCAGAGAGACCCCGAATTTGGACCGGATGGCTGCGGAAGGGATGCTTTTCCCGAACTTCTACACGGCCAACCCCCTGTGCTCCCCTT CCAGGGCGGCTCTGCTCACCGGACGCCTGCCCATCCGCAGTGGCTTCTACACCACCAACGGGCACGCGAGGAACG CCTACACGCCACAGGAGATAGTGGGCGGCATCCCGGACTCAGAGCTCCTGCTGCCGGAGCTGCTGAAGGAGGCCGGCTACACCAGCAAGATCGTGGGCAAGTG GCATCTGGGCCACAGGCCTCAGTTCCACCCCCTGAAGCACGGATTCGATGAGTGGTTTGGATCCCCCAACTGTCACTTTGGACCTTACGACAACAAGGCCAGGCCCAACATCCCTGTGTACCGGGACTGGGAGATGGTTGGCAG ATTTTATGAGGAATTTCCAATTAACCTGAAGACCGGAGAAGCCAACCTCACCCAGATCTACCTGCAG GAAGCGCTCGATTTCATTAAGAGGCAGCAGGCAGCTCGCCGCCCCTTCTTTCTACACTGGGCCGTCGACGCGACACACGCGCCTGTTTATGCCTCCAGGCCTTTCCTGGGCACCAGCCAGCGAGGGCG TTACGGGGACGCCGTCCGGGAGATTGACGACAGCGTCGGGAAGATCCTGCACCTCCTCCGGGACCTGAGCATCGCAGAGAACACCTTTGTTTTCTTCACATCCGACAACGGCGCTGCCCTCATTTCTGCGCCCAGACAAG GTGGCAGCAACGGCCCCTTTCTGTGCGGGAAGCAGACCACGTTTGAAGGTGGGATGAGGGAGCCTGCGATCGCCTGGTGGCCCGGGCACATCCCTGCCGGCCAG GTGAGCCACCAGCTGGGCAGCATCATGGACCTCTTCACCACCAGCCTGTCCCTCGCAGGCCTGGAGCCACCCAGGGACAGGGCCATCGACGGCCTGGACCTCCTTCCCACCATGCTCCAGGGCCGCCTGACAGACAG GCCGGTATTCTACTACCGTGGCAACGCGCTGATGGCGGCCACCCGTGGCCAGTACAAGGCCCACTTCTGGACCTGGACCAATTCCTGGGAGGAGTTCAGGCAG GGCGTGGATTTCTGCCCTGGGCAGAACGTGTCAGGGGTCACCACCCACTCGCAGGAGGAGCACACTAAGCTGCCGCTGGTCTTCCACCTGGGACGAGACCCCGGGGAGAGGTTCCCCCTCAG CATTGCCAGCACCGAGTACCTGGATGCCCTTCGCCAGATCACCCCGGTTGTCCGGCAGCACCAGGAGGCCTTGGTCCCCGGACAGCCCCAGCTCAATGTGTGCAACCGGGCGGTCATG